A genomic stretch from Sulfobacillus thermosulfidooxidans includes:
- the cydB gene encoding cytochrome d ubiquinol oxidase subunit II: protein MLNVFWFILIAVLFVGYFILEGFDYGVGMIYPLVSRNDHERRMAINTIGPLWSGNEVWLITAGGALFAAFPFWYATLFSGFYLALVLMLVGLIFRGVAIEYRSKMATESWHRIWDILLRTGSFLPALLWGVAFANLLQGVPINAQMNDVGGFWSLLTPYTILGGVLSLLLFLAQGASFLTLKTTGELRAASLRMAKTLLTSVLIVALAFGIWTANLPTLDHRATYDLLTGLGWLSLFAARWMIQNRQQWAFLLQSLMIALSTSGFFVGLFPHVMISSVSSHDDLTIYNAAANPYTLHVMTIVALTMVPIVLAYQVWTYWVFRKRITPQEHLEY, encoded by the coding sequence ATGCTCAATGTATTTTGGTTTATTTTAATCGCGGTGCTGTTCGTCGGTTATTTTATTCTCGAGGGATTTGACTACGGCGTGGGGATGATATATCCCCTAGTCAGTCGAAACGATCATGAACGACGCATGGCCATTAACACCATTGGACCTTTATGGTCTGGCAATGAAGTGTGGTTGATTACCGCGGGTGGAGCACTATTTGCGGCATTTCCTTTTTGGTATGCCACGCTCTTTAGTGGATTTTATCTGGCCCTGGTATTGATGCTAGTGGGTTTGATCTTTCGCGGTGTGGCTATTGAATATCGTAGTAAAATGGCCACCGAAAGTTGGCATCGAATCTGGGACATCTTATTAAGGACAGGCAGCTTTTTGCCGGCGTTGCTCTGGGGAGTCGCGTTCGCCAACTTGCTTCAAGGAGTTCCCATTAATGCCCAGATGAACGATGTCGGTGGCTTTTGGAGTTTACTTACGCCTTATACCATATTAGGGGGTGTGCTAAGCCTTCTTCTCTTTCTGGCACAGGGAGCGTCTTTTTTAACGTTGAAGACGACTGGAGAATTGCGCGCTGCGTCATTACGTATGGCAAAAACCTTGTTAACATCAGTCTTGATTGTGGCTCTGGCGTTTGGGATATGGACGGCAAATTTACCGACGCTTGATCACCGGGCAACTTACGACCTTTTGACGGGACTTGGATGGCTAAGTCTGTTTGCTGCACGGTGGATGATACAAAACCGCCAACAATGGGCATTTTTACTGCAATCTCTCATGATTGCACTGAGTACTTCGGGATTTTTTGTTGGTTTGTTTCCGCATGTTATGATTTCAAGTGTTTCCTCTCACGACGACTTAACGATTTATAACGCGGCAGCTAATCCTTATACATTGCATGTCATGACCATCGTCGCATTGACCATGGTTCCCATCGTCCTCGCTTATCAAGTGTGGACATACTGGGTTTTTCGTAAACGCATAACGCCACAAGAACATTTAGAATATTAA
- a CDS encoding DUF6582 domain-containing protein, with protein MNEEHRHAKGKWESFDPEEIPPIEDDLPPGAHRTPPKGYPLDRNQYAIPAWYALPIDTPEHARNAASRFPQMDVYDQLGRAAKERIWRRIVDAERVFGIEPSREVLERAGYSE; from the coding sequence ATGAACGAGGAGCACAGGCACGCAAAAGGCAAATGGGAATCTTTCGATCCCGAAGAAATTCCGCCAATTGAAGATGATTTACCTCCGGGAGCACACCGCACGCCACCCAAAGGGTATCCTCTTGATCGGAATCAATACGCTATTCCAGCATGGTATGCTTTACCAATTGATACGCCAGAACATGCTCGAAATGCGGCTAGCCGTTTTCCTCAAATGGATGTCTATGATCAATTGGGGCGCGCGGCAAAAGAGCGGATTTGGCGGCGCATTGTGGATGCCGAACGGGTGTTTGGGATTGAACCTAGCCGTGAAGTGTTAGAGCGTGCCGGATATTCAGAATGA
- a CDS encoding alpha/beta hydrolase: MLIRIFKFFGIIAILFTGLGIWMEYSLTTWIVGSILWFALLCGSIYYVYNYAMRWYIERSEPESAESNPLAAANLFYETVHLKSENGSPIEGWYIPARPDDGSQDPALTGPVVIYSHGFGNSRELAKDVTYRQMVRLHHEGYAILTFDYPYGNRPGAHKVSAGVLESLDLKAAIDFARHQKGHHFVIVWGFSYGAGVALLLAINAPHHGMDALVCDSAFIPRERVLEHMLERFAGLPRWLSRLLLPHFWKKFLGDKWEHHPIEGVLDTDFRIPILLLHGTDDQDAPFTVMEELATRQSHTQFLWIPVRHGHHMELQDVLGEEEYNTMIIHWIATQYVLSGLSR, translated from the coding sequence ATGCTGATACGGATATTTAAATTCTTTGGGATAATTGCCATCCTCTTCACGGGTCTGGGTATTTGGATGGAGTATTCATTAACAACGTGGATTGTGGGGAGTATTCTCTGGTTTGCTCTTCTCTGTGGCAGTATTTATTATGTTTACAATTATGCAATGCGGTGGTATATAGAGCGATCCGAACCAGAAAGTGCCGAATCCAATCCCCTTGCTGCGGCTAATCTTTTTTATGAAACGGTCCATTTGAAAAGTGAGAATGGTTCCCCAATCGAAGGATGGTATATCCCGGCACGTCCAGACGATGGATCGCAAGATCCGGCATTGACAGGTCCGGTTGTCATTTATTCTCATGGCTTCGGTAACTCTCGTGAATTGGCTAAAGACGTCACATATCGACAAATGGTTCGACTTCATCATGAAGGTTACGCTATCCTGACTTTTGATTATCCTTATGGAAATAGACCTGGTGCCCATAAAGTATCAGCGGGCGTCTTAGAGAGTCTCGATTTGAAGGCCGCTATCGATTTTGCACGACATCAAAAGGGTCATCACTTTGTAATCGTCTGGGGTTTTTCTTATGGGGCAGGAGTGGCTTTATTGTTAGCCATAAATGCGCCGCATCATGGTATGGATGCTTTAGTTTGTGATTCGGCGTTTATTCCCCGTGAAAGAGTACTGGAACACATGCTAGAACGGTTTGCCGGATTACCTCGGTGGTTGTCTCGGCTGTTGTTGCCACATTTCTGGAAGAAGTTTTTAGGAGACAAATGGGAGCATCATCCCATTGAAGGTGTATTAGACACGGATTTTCGCATTCCTATCTTGCTTCTTCATGGAACCGATGACCAGGATGCTCCGTTTACAGTTATGGAAGAATTGGCGACACGTCAAAGCCATACCCAATTTCTTTGGATCCCGGTTCGTCATGGTCATCACATGGAATTACAAGACGTGTTAGGAGAAGAGGAGTACAACACCATGATTATACATTGGATAGCGACGCAATATGTTTTGTCAGGTCTTTCAAGGTGA
- a CDS encoding DUF2249 domain-containing protein, translating to MVVLDLKGLPASERRPRIAEAVNQLQTGESAIIVIQHEDFWTAIPKTIEGFSGQVDFESITFENNYQTFNVLVHKK from the coding sequence ATGGTCGTATTAGATTTAAAAGGGCTTCCCGCAAGCGAAAGACGCCCACGGATTGCGGAAGCAGTCAATCAACTTCAAACAGGAGAGTCAGCCATTATAGTTATTCAACATGAAGACTTTTGGACGGCTATTCCAAAAACCATTGAAGGATTTTCCGGTCAAGTCGATTTTGAGTCAATTACGTTCGAAAACAATTATCAAACCTTTAACGTCCTCGTACACAAAAAATAA